In Opitutus sp. ER46, the following are encoded in one genomic region:
- a CDS encoding TonB-dependent receptor plug domain-containing protein: MIPPPRSRASRPSLAAVLLLAALLPAARAQVAPAPAEAPAGATQVAPVAATGDTIVLSPFEVVTDRDQGFVAANALAGGRLNLSLRDTPVAYSVINRELIDALGLNDLSEAAEWTTNSFKFPDGAGGGDLYNLTVPVSVRGIASSNALRQRNFFVYFSENDSYNIERFDFGRGPNQVLFGNGAMGGTQVTMTKRARFDKPFRTVDVGYGSWGNQRAVLDVNQPLGPRAALRTSLLWSDRDGWRDREMEQKQAAFLTGTVKLFRDVELRVEGEIGEIRRRTPDAKLQDRFAGWDGAYTGGYLATLPGNSGALGINRNGAGYFVLNAAGDPGTLYGYTNWAITRGAGDTSSTYAGTYLQGSLPAWNQSGATLLNAVNVAPNRFDRALANSKFRLPSRAFTNAPDLPLLDSDFRDLQATLSKRIGDDLFVEIAADMNGVKNDINRLEGSAINTYIDINPTLPGGANNPNFLRPYGDGQYSVSDINTEAKSIRAAVAYMLDAGKWGNYSFNLSGGLTNQLVERRNRVLATGIANTTQLADLRQWGNIDYALRERFYWGDGGAVTTPTGTLRYIDPTGVAGTVTPQWVPMAAGSDSSNNISDNDSDFNYFLASTNVKLFSGRVVLLGAARFDESRQEVRYLKRIGDFPENWDLKTLYWRPDAPADWSDLTYTPVGSSSPTYAITRPRSANAAGVQVANPAYANARFADDFNPPPIVGRGWTPSVGSMVHVTKWLSVFGNYSEAFAFNTAAAPDVNGRLLPVVEGQGWDAGIRLFFFDERLSVTASTYRNEEFGNYIDPTSVTNQINTLYQANVLGDTTAGGRNHRDAADINGLVRDTRTRIAKGYEFEVVANLTRNWRTILNVGLPKVTEQDYAPYTRAYVAHNADLFKAILQDAGGEVGADGVAVRRTGVADTGTGGSEAQGNEATRAVNAYNTLYSNVRNFVVNPRRSTTAPDTVNLFTDYTFRDGFLRGVRLGAGANWRGSRVVGYRGGDTIVNPANPTAAIDDPTVDGYTPVWAPGAILVTANLGYTWKLKQGRAVTVNLRVSNLLNEDDVIWTDTTSTLRPKGGDLTTPARETVFVPYAYQTPRAYYLTAKFSF, translated from the coding sequence ATGATCCCTCCGCCCCGTTCCCGTGCTTCGCGTCCGTCCCTGGCGGCTGTTCTTCTCCTGGCGGCCCTCCTGCCTGCCGCCCGGGCGCAGGTTGCACCCGCGCCGGCCGAGGCGCCGGCCGGCGCCACGCAGGTCGCGCCCGTGGCGGCGACCGGGGATACCATCGTGCTCTCGCCGTTCGAGGTCGTCACGGACCGGGATCAGGGCTTCGTGGCCGCCAACGCGCTGGCCGGCGGGCGGCTCAACCTGAGCCTGCGGGACACGCCCGTCGCCTACTCGGTCATCAACCGCGAGCTGATCGACGCGCTCGGGCTTAATGACCTCAGCGAGGCGGCCGAGTGGACCACGAACTCGTTCAAGTTCCCCGACGGCGCCGGCGGCGGCGACCTCTACAACCTCACCGTGCCGGTCTCGGTGCGCGGCATCGCCAGCTCCAATGCGCTCCGGCAGCGCAACTTCTTCGTCTATTTCTCCGAGAACGACAGCTACAACATCGAGCGCTTCGACTTCGGCCGCGGCCCCAACCAGGTTCTGTTTGGCAACGGCGCCATGGGCGGCACCCAGGTCACGATGACCAAGCGCGCCCGTTTCGATAAGCCGTTCCGCACCGTCGATGTCGGCTACGGTTCCTGGGGTAACCAACGCGCCGTCCTCGATGTGAACCAGCCCCTCGGGCCGCGCGCCGCGTTGCGCACCTCCCTGCTGTGGTCCGACCGCGACGGCTGGCGAGACCGGGAGATGGAGCAGAAACAGGCGGCTTTCCTCACCGGCACGGTGAAGCTCTTCCGGGACGTTGAACTGCGGGTCGAGGGCGAGATCGGCGAGATCCGCCGGCGCACGCCTGACGCCAAGCTCCAGGACCGGTTTGCCGGCTGGGACGGCGCCTACACCGGCGGCTACCTGGCCACGCTGCCCGGCAACTCTGGCGCGCTGGGCATCAACCGCAACGGCGCGGGCTACTTCGTGCTCAACGCGGCGGGCGATCCGGGCACGCTGTACGGCTATACCAACTGGGCGATCACGCGCGGCGCCGGCGACACGTCGAGCACCTACGCCGGCACCTACCTCCAAGGCTCGCTGCCCGCGTGGAACCAGAGCGGCGCGACCCTCCTCAACGCCGTGAACGTCGCGCCCAACCGCTTCGACCGCGCGCTCGCCAATTCGAAGTTCCGGCTGCCTTCCCGCGCGTTTACCAACGCGCCGGACCTGCCGCTGCTCGACTCCGATTTTCGCGACCTCCAGGCGACGCTCAGCAAGCGCATCGGCGATGATCTGTTCGTCGAGATCGCCGCCGACATGAATGGCGTGAAGAACGACATCAACCGTCTCGAGGGCAGCGCGATCAACACCTACATCGACATCAACCCGACGCTGCCCGGCGGCGCAAACAACCCGAATTTCCTCCGGCCGTATGGCGACGGCCAGTACTCGGTCAGCGATATCAACACCGAGGCCAAATCCATCCGTGCCGCCGTGGCCTACATGCTCGATGCCGGCAAGTGGGGCAACTACAGCTTCAACCTCAGCGGCGGCCTCACCAACCAGCTCGTCGAGCGCCGCAACCGCGTCCTCGCCACCGGCATCGCGAACACCACGCAGCTCGCCGACCTCCGCCAGTGGGGCAACATCGATTACGCGCTGCGCGAACGCTTCTACTGGGGCGATGGCGGCGCGGTCACCACGCCCACCGGCACCCTCCGCTACATCGATCCGACCGGCGTCGCGGGCACGGTCACGCCGCAGTGGGTACCCATGGCCGCCGGCAGCGACAGCTCGAACAACATCTCCGACAACGACAGCGACTTTAACTACTTCCTGGCCTCGACGAACGTGAAGCTGTTCAGCGGCCGCGTCGTCCTCCTCGGCGCCGCGCGCTTCGACGAGTCACGGCAGGAGGTGCGCTACCTCAAGCGCATCGGTGACTTTCCGGAAAACTGGGATCTCAAGACGCTCTACTGGCGGCCCGACGCCCCGGCCGACTGGTCCGACCTCACCTACACGCCGGTGGGCTCCTCCTCGCCGACCTATGCGATCACGCGGCCTCGCTCCGCCAACGCCGCGGGCGTGCAGGTGGCCAACCCTGCGTACGCCAACGCGCGCTTCGCCGACGACTTCAACCCGCCCCCGATCGTGGGCCGTGGGTGGACGCCGTCCGTGGGCAGCATGGTCCACGTCACCAAGTGGCTGTCCGTGTTTGGTAATTACTCCGAGGCGTTTGCGTTCAACACGGCGGCGGCGCCGGACGTGAACGGCCGGCTGCTCCCGGTGGTGGAAGGGCAGGGGTGGGACGCCGGCATCCGGCTTTTCTTCTTCGATGAGCGGCTGAGCGTCACCGCTTCGACCTACCGCAACGAGGAGTTTGGCAATTACATCGACCCGACCTCCGTCACCAACCAGATCAATACGCTCTACCAGGCCAACGTCCTCGGGGATACCACCGCCGGCGGCCGCAACCACCGCGACGCCGCGGACATCAACGGCCTCGTCCGCGACACCCGCACCCGCATCGCGAAGGGCTACGAGTTCGAGGTGGTGGCGAACCTCACGCGCAACTGGCGCACGATCCTGAACGTCGGCCTCCCCAAGGTGACCGAGCAGGACTACGCGCCCTACACCCGCGCCTACGTCGCGCACAATGCCGACCTGTTCAAGGCCATCCTCCAGGATGCCGGTGGCGAGGTGGGCGCCGACGGCGTGGCCGTGCGCCGCACCGGCGTGGCCGACACCGGCACCGGGGGCAGCGAAGCTCAGGGCAATGAGGCCACCCGGGCGGTGAACGCGTACAACACGCTCTACTCCAACGTGCGGAATTTCGTGGTGAATCCGCGGCGCTCCACGACGGCGCCGGACACGGTGAATCTCTTCACCGACTACACCTTTCGCGATGGCTTCCTCCGCGGCGTCCGTCTTGGCGCCGGCGCCAACTGGCGCGGCTCGCGCGTGGTTGGCTATCGCGGTGGCGACACGATCGTGAACCCGGCGAACCCCACGGCGGCCATCGATGACCCGACCGTCGATGGCTACACCCCGGTCTGGGCTCCGGGCGCGATCCTCGTGACGGCCAACCTCGGCTACACCTGGAAGCTGAAGCAGGGCCGCGCGGTCACCGTGAACCTCCGCGTGAGCAACCTGCTGAACGAGGACGACGTGATCTGGACGGACACCACCTCGACGCTGCGCCCCAAGGGCGGCGATCTCACCACGCCCGCGCGCGAGACGGTGTTCGTGCCCTACGCCTACCAGACGCCGCGCGCTTACTACCTGACCGCCAAGTTCAGCTTCTAG